The following proteins are encoded in a genomic region of Cygnus olor isolate bCygOlo1 chromosome 11, bCygOlo1.pri.v2, whole genome shotgun sequence:
- the SORD gene encoding sorbitol dehydrogenase isoform X2 — protein sequence MAAPGQNLAVVVHRAGDLRLENRPIPEPGPNEVLLRMHSVGICGSDVHYWQHGRIGDFVVKDPMVLGHEASGTVIKVGSGVTHLKPGDRVAIEPGVPRETDEFCKTGRYNLSPTIFFCATPPDDGNLCRYYKHSASYCYKLPDNVTFEEGALIEPLSVGIHACKRAGVTLGSKVFVCGSGPIGLVNVIVAKMMGAATVVVTDFTIQVKNETPQEVASKVESLLGCMPEITVECTGVQACIQAGIYATRSGGTLVLVGLGPEMVTVPIVNAAVREVDIRGIFRYCNTWPVAIALLASKRINVKPLVTHRFPLEKALEAFEATKRGEGVKVMLKCDPTDHNP from the exons atGGCGGCGCCGGGGCAGAACCTGGCCGTGGTGGTGCACCGAGCCGGGGACCTGCGCCTG GAAAACCGTCCGATCCCAGAACCGGGTCCCAATG AGGTCCTCCTGCGGATGCATTCTGTTGGGATCTGCGGATCTGATGTGCACTACTGGCAGCATGGTCGAATTGGGGATTTTGTTGTAAAGGATCCTATGGTGTTGGGGCATGAAGCTTCCGGGACTGTCATCAAAGTGGGATCAGGAGTAACTCATCTGAAACCAG GTGATCGAGTGGCCATCGAGCCGGGCGTCCCGAGAGAAACAGACGAGTTCTGCAAAACTGGCCGCTATAACCTGTCTCCAACCATCTTCTTCTGTGCGACGCCTCCTGACGATGGGAACTTGTGCCGCTACTACAAGCACAGTGCCAGTTACTGCTACAA GCTTCCAGATAATGTCACCTTTGAAGAAGGGGCCCTTATTGAGCCCCTTTCGGTGGGAATCCATGCCTGCAAAAGAGCGGGAGTCACTCTGGGAAGCAAAGTCTTCGTGTGTGGCTCTG GACCAATTGGCCTTGTTAATGTGATTGTTGCCAAGATGATGGGTGCAGCAACTGTGGTAGTTACAG ATTTCACCATTCAGGTAAAGAACGAGACCCCGCAGGAGGTGGCCTCCAAAGTGGAAAGTCTGCTTGGCTGCATGCCTGAGATAACTGTGGAGTGCACAGGAGTGCAAGCCTGCATCCAGGCTGGCATTTAC GCCACTCGTTCTGGTGGGACCCTGGTGCTGGTTGGGCTGGGGCCTGAGATGGTGACCGTGCCCATCGTGAATGCTGCTGTGCGGGAGGTGGATATCCGGGGGATATTCCGCTACTGCAACAC GTGGCCTGTGGCAATTGCCTTGCTGGCATCCAAGCGGATCAATGTCAAGCCCTTGGTTACACACCGCTTCCCCCTGGAAAAGGCTCTTGAGGCATTTGAGGCCACGAAGAGGGGTGAGGGGGTAAAAGTTATGCTGAAGTGCGACCCCACTGACCACAACCCCTGA
- the SORD gene encoding sorbitol dehydrogenase isoform X1 has product MAAPGQNLAVVVHRAGDLRLENRPIPEPGPNEVLLRMHSVGICGSDVHYWQHGRIGDFVVKDPMVLGHEASGTVIKVGSGVTHLKPGDRVAIEPGVPRETDEFCKTGRYNLSPTIFFCATPPDDGNLCRYYKHSASYCYKLPDNVTFEEGALIEPLSVGIHACKRAGVTLGSKVFVCGSGPIGLVNVIVAKMMGAATVVVTDLSASRLQKAKEVGADFTIQVKNETPQEVASKVESLLGCMPEITVECTGVQACIQAGIYATRSGGTLVLVGLGPEMVTVPIVNAAVREVDIRGIFRYCNTWPVAIALLASKRINVKPLVTHRFPLEKALEAFEATKRGEGVKVMLKCDPTDHNP; this is encoded by the exons atGGCGGCGCCGGGGCAGAACCTGGCCGTGGTGGTGCACCGAGCCGGGGACCTGCGCCTG GAAAACCGTCCGATCCCAGAACCGGGTCCCAATG AGGTCCTCCTGCGGATGCATTCTGTTGGGATCTGCGGATCTGATGTGCACTACTGGCAGCATGGTCGAATTGGGGATTTTGTTGTAAAGGATCCTATGGTGTTGGGGCATGAAGCTTCCGGGACTGTCATCAAAGTGGGATCAGGAGTAACTCATCTGAAACCAG GTGATCGAGTGGCCATCGAGCCGGGCGTCCCGAGAGAAACAGACGAGTTCTGCAAAACTGGCCGCTATAACCTGTCTCCAACCATCTTCTTCTGTGCGACGCCTCCTGACGATGGGAACTTGTGCCGCTACTACAAGCACAGTGCCAGTTACTGCTACAA GCTTCCAGATAATGTCACCTTTGAAGAAGGGGCCCTTATTGAGCCCCTTTCGGTGGGAATCCATGCCTGCAAAAGAGCGGGAGTCACTCTGGGAAGCAAAGTCTTCGTGTGTGGCTCTG GACCAATTGGCCTTGTTAATGTGATTGTTGCCAAGATGATGGGTGCAGCAACTGTGGTAGTTACAG ATTTATCTGCCTCTCGCCTGCAAAAAGCCAAGGAGGTGGGGGCAGATTTCACCATTCAGGTAAAGAACGAGACCCCGCAGGAGGTGGCCTCCAAAGTGGAAAGTCTGCTTGGCTGCATGCCTGAGATAACTGTGGAGTGCACAGGAGTGCAAGCCTGCATCCAGGCTGGCATTTAC GCCACTCGTTCTGGTGGGACCCTGGTGCTGGTTGGGCTGGGGCCTGAGATGGTGACCGTGCCCATCGTGAATGCTGCTGTGCGGGAGGTGGATATCCGGGGGATATTCCGCTACTGCAACAC GTGGCCTGTGGCAATTGCCTTGCTGGCATCCAAGCGGATCAATGTCAAGCCCTTGGTTACACACCGCTTCCCCCTGGAAAAGGCTCTTGAGGCATTTGAGGCCACGAAGAGGGGTGAGGGGGTAAAAGTTATGCTGAAGTGCGACCCCACTGACCACAACCCCTGA
- the SORD gene encoding sorbitol dehydrogenase isoform X3 — MHSVGICGSDVHYWQHGRIGDFVVKDPMVLGHEASGTVIKVGSGVTHLKPGDRVAIEPGVPRETDEFCKTGRYNLSPTIFFCATPPDDGNLCRYYKHSASYCYKLPDNVTFEEGALIEPLSVGIHACKRAGVTLGSKVFVCGSGPIGLVNVIVAKMMGAATVVVTDLSASRLQKAKEVGADFTIQVKNETPQEVASKVESLLGCMPEITVECTGVQACIQAGIYATRSGGTLVLVGLGPEMVTVPIVNAAVREVDIRGIFRYCNTWPVAIALLASKRINVKPLVTHRFPLEKALEAFEATKRGEGVKVMLKCDPTDHNP; from the exons ATGCATTCTGTTGGGATCTGCGGATCTGATGTGCACTACTGGCAGCATGGTCGAATTGGGGATTTTGTTGTAAAGGATCCTATGGTGTTGGGGCATGAAGCTTCCGGGACTGTCATCAAAGTGGGATCAGGAGTAACTCATCTGAAACCAG GTGATCGAGTGGCCATCGAGCCGGGCGTCCCGAGAGAAACAGACGAGTTCTGCAAAACTGGCCGCTATAACCTGTCTCCAACCATCTTCTTCTGTGCGACGCCTCCTGACGATGGGAACTTGTGCCGCTACTACAAGCACAGTGCCAGTTACTGCTACAA GCTTCCAGATAATGTCACCTTTGAAGAAGGGGCCCTTATTGAGCCCCTTTCGGTGGGAATCCATGCCTGCAAAAGAGCGGGAGTCACTCTGGGAAGCAAAGTCTTCGTGTGTGGCTCTG GACCAATTGGCCTTGTTAATGTGATTGTTGCCAAGATGATGGGTGCAGCAACTGTGGTAGTTACAG ATTTATCTGCCTCTCGCCTGCAAAAAGCCAAGGAGGTGGGGGCAGATTTCACCATTCAGGTAAAGAACGAGACCCCGCAGGAGGTGGCCTCCAAAGTGGAAAGTCTGCTTGGCTGCATGCCTGAGATAACTGTGGAGTGCACAGGAGTGCAAGCCTGCATCCAGGCTGGCATTTAC GCCACTCGTTCTGGTGGGACCCTGGTGCTGGTTGGGCTGGGGCCTGAGATGGTGACCGTGCCCATCGTGAATGCTGCTGTGCGGGAGGTGGATATCCGGGGGATATTCCGCTACTGCAACAC GTGGCCTGTGGCAATTGCCTTGCTGGCATCCAAGCGGATCAATGTCAAGCCCTTGGTTACACACCGCTTCCCCCTGGAAAAGGCTCTTGAGGCATTTGAGGCCACGAAGAGGGGTGAGGGGGTAAAAGTTATGCTGAAGTGCGACCCCACTGACCACAACCCCTGA